A DNA window from Drosophila virilis strain 15010-1051.87 chromosome 4, Dvir_AGI_RSII-ME, whole genome shotgun sequence contains the following coding sequences:
- the LOC6629170 gene encoding uncharacterized protein: MSHNYRASAGLFVLLLLLQQELPSTEARCNKPDDLANGSVWQRRNFLRFRCFTNYILMGKPILSCSMNGRINDERPFCARAGCTQPKDPEHGKIELQRGLTAVVVCMDEYVVAGNALAYCNGHNWDRLLGVCRHRNHSQSHACDFESEDLCGWVPQQTLIQPWKRVATVSHFHSYRTGPRHDHTLQNAYGGHYMLMETTTFAVGDHHLLSPIYPRELSLKTACCFRFHYFMYGSGVGTLVVSVKPQEMRLEQMWRQYRDKYSKFVAKGNKGNQWLEHTISIDEMPGDFQVVFTATDATAQFGDIAIDDVRLMTGSECGGGGDTTTTEPPVRETLEPVVYDMMNCSQRCGQPAPLYDELRSDGKLIKSCGCDLLCFESCCPDYFTTCLFQIEETTTEEAATAPPAPPPTTTTATTTTTTTTTTTTPKPTTTPTTVRTTITTTTKKPATTKRTTTTTTTTTQRTTTTTRRIPPTTTRATTAVTTTTTRRQTPSTPRTHDTAANPTQPHRNRMSWTVQPDDIKGESDRHTGSNPARFMWYLMLTIILIVIAVSILYRWKRPKGALNEKAVSFQKTFAKLKKAALLKGHRNGANEANAPLVVDDDDVQFEEMGVDIRNVSEL; encoded by the exons ATGTCGCACAACTATCGAGCAAGCGCAGGGCTattcgtgctgctgctgctgttgcaacaggAGCTGCCGTCAACGGAAGCACGTTGCAATAAGCCGGACGATCTGGCCAATGGCTCCGTATGGCAACGGCGTAACTTTCTGCGATTCCGATGCTTTaccaattatattttaatgggCAAACCGATACTCAGTTGCAGCATGAACGGACGCATCAATGACGAGAGGCCTTTTTGTGCCA GGGCTGGCTGTACACAGCCGAAAGATCCGGAACATGGTAAAATCGAGCTGCAGCGTGGCCTCACCGCGGTGGTGGTCTGCATGGACGAGTATGTGGTCGCTGGCAATGCCCTGGCCTATTGCAATGGCCACAATTGGGATCGCTTGTTGGGCGTTTGCCGGCATCGCAATCATTCGCAGAGTCATGCCTGTGATTTCGAGAGCGAGGATCTGTGCGGCTGGGTGCCGCAGCAGACGCTAATCCAGCCGTGGAAACGTGTGGCCACCGTCAGTCACTTTCACTCGTATCGGACGGGACCGCGACACGATCACACGCTCCAGAATGCCTACGGAGGACACTATATGCTGATGGAGACAACAACATTTGCCGTGGGCGATCATCATCTGCTCTCGCCCATCTATCCGCGCGAGCTGAGCCTGAAGACCGCCTGCTGTTTCCGCTTTCATTATTTTATGTACGGATCCGGCGTTGGTACTTTAGTTGTGTCCGTCAAGCCGCAAGAGATGCGTTTGGAGCAAATGTGGAGGCAATATCGTGATAA ATACTCGAAATTCGTAGCTAAGGGCAACAAGGGCAACCAATGGCTGGAGCACACGATTTCCATAGACGAAATGCCCGGAGATTTTCAGGTGGTGTTCACCGCCACCGATGCCACTGCACAATTCGGCGACATTGCCATTGATGATGTACGCCTGATGACGGGCAGCGAATGTGGCGGAGGTGGTGATACCACCACCACAGAGCCACCAGTGCGTGAGACACTTGAGCCCGTTGTCTACGACATGATGAACTGCAGCCAACGCTGTGGCCAGCCGGCACCACTGTACGATGAGCTGCGCTCCGATGGCAAATTAATCAAGTCCTGCGGCTGTGATCTGCTTTGCTTTGAGAGTTGCTGTCCCGACTATTTCACCACATGTTTGTTTCAAATCGAAGAGACAACAACTGAGGAGGCGGCaacagcaccaccagcaccaccaccaactactacaacagcaacaacaactacaacaacaacaaccaccacgaCAACTCcgaaaccaacaacaacgccaACTACTGttagaacaacaataacaacgacaacCAAAAAGCCGGCAACAACCaagcgaacaacaacaacaacaactacaaccacACAGcgcaccacaacaacaactcgcagaataccaccaacaacaaccagagCAACCACTGctgtcacaacaacaaccacaagacGGCAAACGCCGAGCACACCCAGAACACACGATACTGCAG CAAATCCCACGCAACCTCATCGTAACCGCATGAGCTGGACAGTCCAACCGGATGATATCAAAGGGGAGAGCGACAGGCATACCGGCTCGAATCCGGCTCGGTTCATGTGGTATCTCATGCTGACCATCATACTGATCGTCATTGCGGTCAGCATTCTGTATCGCTGGAAAAGACCTAAAGGCGCGCTCAACGAAAAGGCGGTCAGTTTTCAAAAGACATTTGCCAAGCTGAAGAAGGCGGCGCTCTTGAAAGGGCATCGCAACGGAGCAAACGAGGCAAATGCTCCGCTCGTGGTTGACGATGATGATGTCCAGTTCGAGGAAATGGGCGTGGATATACGCAATGTGTCAGAGCTTTAG